The Azotosporobacter soli genomic interval TTGGCATCGCCGCCGGTGAATGCGACAACCCCGGCAAGCATGTCCCCCGCGTTATCAAAGGCATCACGGCCCGCATCATCATTTTCTACGTTCTGGCGATGGGCGTTTTAGCCGGTACGATTCCCTGGCAGGAGGCCGGCGTTCTTGAAAGCCCGTTTGCACACGTGTTCGGCATGATGGGCATGCCGATCGCAAAAGATATTATGAGCTTCGTCGTTATGACCTCCGCGTTGTCGGCAGGAAATTCAGCGCTTTACGCCTGCTCGCGTCTTCTCTGGTCGATGTCCAAAGAGGGTCTGGCGCCGCAGTGGTTGGGCAATCTGACGAAACGGGATGTGCCTTATAACGGCATTTTCTTGACGCTGGCGTTGGCCTGCATGTCACTGTTGACCAGTGCCTACGCAGCCGACAGCGTTTACCTCTGGCTAATGTCCAGCACCGGCGTAACCGGCTGCCTGATCTGGGTAATCATCGGCTGGTGCCAGTTAAACTTCCGCAAAGAGTTTATTGCCAAAGGCGGCAGCCTGAAAGATTTGACCTTCCGCACACCGCTCTACCCGTTGGTTCCCCTTCTTGTTATCTTCCTCAATCTCGGCGTCGTAGCCAGTCTCTGGCTGGACGAAACACAGCACATCGTTTTATACACCGGTATCCCCGCTGTAATCGCCACTTATTTCTATTATGTGCTGTTCATGGGGAAAAATTCTCAAGCAGCAGCAAAGACAAAAGCAAGCTAAAAGACGGCCCCCTGCGGGCCGTCTTTTTATTGTTCCAGCTTATTTTTGAAAAACTCACTGTAGCGCTTGTCGACGATCAGGATATGATTATCGATCCACTCTTTGACAAAAGAAAATATCGGAAACGATAGGGCCAGTTCTCCGCCTTCATGTTTAGTCAAAAGCGCCGTTACCTCTTTGATAAAATAACCATGCGCTTTTTGATGCTCCTCATATTCGGGATAGTGATGTTTTTTCATCAACTCTTCTTCCGCGGTAAAATGATATTGTACATAATCAAGCAAATCCTGCAGCACTTCCGCCGTTAGTTTGCGTTCCTGTTCTAACGTTTCGCACTCGAAGATATTTGTATATAAATCATTAAAACGCTGCAGCAGTTGCTGATGTTCCTGATCAAATTGTTTTACCCCGGTTTGATACTTCTCATTCCATTTTAAAATTGACATGTAACAAAGCCTCCCCTACTGCTGATCCTTTCTTTATCCATTTCTACAGATAAAGCCAAACCCCTTTTTCCCCAGTAAGTGATTTGTATCCTCTTTTACTGAATGCCAAGCGTCTTAAAACCGTATTCCAAGAGTCTCGCTGCATCCGCCCAGCGCTGCGGGCTATTTAAAACCACCGCAATCAACTGAACGCCGCCGCGCTCTGCGCCGGCGACCAAACATTCGCCGGCCTCTCGCGTGTAACCGGTTTTAACGCCGTTCGCTCCCGCAAAACGACCCAGTAGGCGATTCGTATTCGAAACCGTAATTTTTCCGCGGTTGGCAAAGATGACGCTATGCGTCCGGCTATTGACAATCGACGTAAATTCCGGTTTTCCATAGGCATACGTCGTGATCAGCGCCATATCATAAGCGGTCGTATAATGATTGATCGGGTCCGGCAGACCATGCGGATTGGTAAAATTCGTTCTTGTCGCGCCCGCCCGCTGTGCTTGCTCATTCATCATCGCAATGAAGGCTTCAAGTGACCCGTGTCCGACATGTTCACCTACGGCAACGGCCGCATCATTTCCGGAAGGCAGCATCATGCCGTACAAAAGTTCCCGCAAAGACAGACGATCGCCGGCATGTAAGCCAAGGCGCGACTCTTCACAGTCGGCGGCCGCTTCAGACACCACGACTTCATCATTCAGCTGTCCCTTCTCGAGCGCCGTCAGCAGTGTGACGATCTTTGTCGTACTGGCCGGATACATGATGCCGTCTTTATTTTTATCGTATAAAACACGCTTCGAGCTTGTCAGCATCAGACAAGCGGCTTCCGCCGCAACTCCAGGCTGCTCTACAGGAGCCGCCAGCGCAGCCTCCGGCGCGCCAAATAAAAGCAAGGCCGTCAGCACGACGGCCAGCACTAGTAACGGTTTGTTCTTCATTGTTCTATTCCCTTTCTCATTGCTTGTGCGGCGGGCGGATAAAACACTGCACAACATACAGCCAACCGTCTTCTGACCGAACGACGCCAATGCCTGCTTGTGTAAAATCACGCTCCAATATATTCTTGCGATGCCCCGGACTTTGCATCAAAAACGTTTCTGCGATTGTCAGATCCGGACCTACCGGGTCGTTAAGCCCTTTGTATATGTTCTCTCCTGCCGCAATAAACGCAATCTCACCGGCCTTCATACGATCAAATGGCGAGCGGCCTTGGCGGTCGGTATGGGAAAAGTAGTCGTATGCAAGCATATCTTGCGCATGCTTACGCGCAACATCAGCCAGTTTGTCATTTGCAGCCAACGGCAATCGTCCTGCCTGGCGGCGGTCTTCATTCATCAAGGCTAAGATTGTCATTTCATCCTCAGACATCGTCGGCGCAGTCGCGCCGCATGCTGGAGCGACAAAGAGAAGGAACGAAACGATCAGGCTGAAGAAAAAGATCCCTACGCTTTCTTTTCGCATCATATCCGCCTCCCTTATGTCAGAAACGCTATCACTTCTTTTTCCGACAATACGCGCTCGATAAAAGCCGTCAAATGCTGCGACATATCGACTTCCCACGGCGGTTTTGCATTCTGCCCGTCTGCGTCGACAAGAATTCTGATGCGCGGCCTAAAATGAAGATCCGGTTTCACCTGAACCACGACGCCGATTTCGCCGCTGTTGAGTTGCACCAGTGCGCCGATGGGATAGATAGCCACATGTTTAAAAAAGAGCTCCAACAAGGACGCATCAAAATGGCTGCCTGCGCCCGCCATCAAAAACTCGTGCGCTTCATGCGGCAAAGAGGCACGGCTATAAGAACGTTCCGACGTGAGCGCATCATAGACATCGGCAATCGCTGCAATGCGCGAATATTCATGAATCTCCTCGCCTTCCAGTGCGCGCGGATACCCTTTTCCGTTCACCTTCTCATGGTGCTGGAACGCAATATGCGCCGACAGGAGCGGCATCTCATCTTCTTTGCGCAACAATTCGAAGCCCAGTTCAGAATGGCGGCGCATAATTTCAGTCTCCGCCGCATTCAACCGTCCCGGCTTATTGATGATTTCTTTTGGAACCAACATTTTCCCGACGTCATGCAGCAAGGCACCGATTGCCAACTCGCGCAACTGGCCTTCTCCATAACCAAGGCTCGATCCGATAATCGTCGACAATACGGCGACATTCACCGAATGGGCAAACGTATAATCGTCGTGCAAGCGTATGTCGTTCAAATGAAAGACCACTTGCGGGTTCGCTATGATTTCCGCTACGATGCCCTTGGCCACGGTCTTCGCCTTGCCGACGTCAACTCGATTGGTAAGCTGCAGCTTATGGAAGATATCCTGAATCGCGGTCATAGCATCAATCCGCGTCGCTTCCGTCAAAACCTCCGGTACCTCTGGCAGTTCTTCGCCGGCAAAAGCACTTTCAATATATACCGCAACAATGCCGATTTCACTCAATCTCTTTATATAGGCATCGGTCAGGCAAACGCCCTGACTCAACATCAAATTGCCTTCCGCATTAAAAATATTGCGGCCCACTTGCATGCCTGGCCGTAAATTGGCGACACTGATTCTGAGCACAACTTCGACCTCCGTATTCCGCTGTCTTCCCTTCTATTTTCCCACGAAAAGCCGCATTTTTCAATACAAAAAGCCGCTTCTCTGCGATTAGATTTAAGAAGGACTGTGAAAAACTTATCGCTAAATTTTTCACAGTCCTCTTTTTAATCTATGTTGATCAAATGCTTGCCGTCTTTAATTATGACTTGGCCATCGATGGTCAGCGTCGGATTCAATAAAATGCCGTCAAGATGCAACGGCACTTGCACCTTGCCGCCAAAGCCGACATTGTTGCCGAGCGCAAAATGCACCGTTCCTTTGACCTTTTCGTCTTCGAGCACACGGCCGGACAAAACCGCCTGATCATTCGTGCCGATGCCAAGCTCTCCGATATTGCGCGCTAGTTTGCCGTAATCAGCCAACATCGCTTCCAGCTTTTCCGTCTCACGTCCGCCTTCAATTTTAGTCACATAGCCTTTCTCCACCGTCAACTTAATAGGCGCTTCCAACACGCCGATCCCGGCCATCGCGCCATCGATCACCAAAATTCCTTCCGCCGTCTCTTCCAGCGGAGCAATGTACGCCTCGCCCGCGGGCAAATTGCTGAAATCGCCCGCGGTATGATTTATGCCGGTGTCCGGTTTGCCTTCGCGTCCGTCAATCGACAAACGGATATCCGTTCCGGCTGGAGTTGTGACATGCGCCGTTTTCCCCGCCGTCAGAATTTGTGCAAACTTTTCCGCCAATTTCGCAATCGTCCGGTAATCCGCACACAAGGTTCGCTGCATGATATCCTCGGTAATTCCCGGCAACGTCGCAATGCGCGCGCCATTTTTATTGGCCGCCTTGCGCGCTTGCGTATGAGAAATCGAACGCGAAGTAGCGCCTAAAATCACATCCGCATGCAGCATCGCTGCCGCTACGGCCGGTGGCGGTTCCACCCCGTCATTTTTGCGCGGCGTCATCTCCATATACAACGCTTCCGCGCCCGCTTCCACCGCTTTTTCCCACAGCGCACGGCCAACATTGCGCGTAGGCTCATCCGCAACAACCAATACCGTTTCTCCCGCTTTAACAGCCATGCATTGCTGGATAGCAATCTCTGCACTTTGTTCCAATTGTTTCGTTATCATGCTGTCCTCCTCATACGAGTTATCTTTAATTGATCGGCAAAATATTCGGCTGTTTCAGCGCCATCCTGCCCAAGCAAAACCACACGCGGCCATCTGCTTTTTACAGCAGTCGCCGCCAAAGAAACATCACAAGAGATGGCGCATCTTAAGCGCCAATTGCACATTAAAACGGATTTCCGGTTCATCCAAATCGACCCCGAGCATTTCTTTGATCCGCTCCAAGCGGTACTTCATGCTGTTTCGGTGCAGATATAAATTCTGCGCCGCTTTATAAATATTGGCATTTGCCGAAAAATAAGCTTCCAGCGTTTTCAGCAAATCCCCGCGCGTCGCCGCATCCAGCTGATCCAACTTGCCGAGGATCGACTGATAATACTCCTTCATATCCGGATGGTCTTTGAACTTCATCAAAATCTGATATACGCCTAAATCAGCAAAAGAATAGATTTCTCTGGCTGCATCGAGCTTCCTGCCGATGGCCAGCGTTTCACGCGCTTCCCGATAAGCCTGCGCCAATTTTTGATGTCCATCGCACAGACGGCTGATTCCGATTGCGGATGTCAGTTCCGGTGAAAAATGCGTGATTTCCTGACGAACCTCCGCCACACGCTGCATGACCTCGTCTTTCGCCAGCCAGTCTTTGGCCGGGCAAAGAATCGTCAAGCGTTTCTCTTTGCTGACGATCAGCAGATCCCGCTGCTTATCCGCAAGATGCGTCGCGATCATTCGCATCACTTTGGCCGTAACATCCCCCTCTGCTTGCGAGCCTTCCGGAAAGTGATCGCGGCAGTAGGCTTCGAGGTTTGTAAATTCCATCTGCCAAACCGCCCATTTTCCCTCCAGCGTTACATGCAAGTGCTTCGCCTGCTCCAAAATTAAGTCTTCTGCCGTCAAACGGCCTTCCAGCACCTGCAAAAGAAAGTCATTGCGCTGGCGGCGCAGCACTTCGCTTTCCGTCATTTCTTTATAGACGGCAATCGCCGTGATGGTTGCCGCCTGTTCCAAGGCTGCCCAATCGGCCTCATGTAAGCGGTGATAATCTTCAAGCACCGCGATATAGCCGAGAATATCGCCGTTGATAATGATCGGTACGACAACCCAGGCCTGCTCCCCCTGTTTACTGAACAAGACCTCGACGCGGCTGGCCTTTTTAGTTTGACGGATTCGATTGATAAATCCGGTCTTCTCAAGATTATACAAATATTGATCCAAGGTCGTACCGACATAGGCTTTGCGTTTCGCGGTTTTATGCTCTTTTTCCCAAAAAGCAAACGACAAGAGC includes:
- a CDS encoding amino acid permease, which codes for MSNENSLLSQMMPQKESLRRDMKSRHLMMISIGGTIGTGLFLGSGQTINQAGPLGALLAYLFGGFIMYLVLLCLGELTVAMPVSGSFQSYATRFISPAAGFTTGWLYWINWAICIAADFTAAGIIMNNWFPMVSTWIWCAVFAVVLAVLNLVSVKAYGEAEFWFASIKVAAIIGFIIAGASMMFGFNSGHEALMFSNFNTGGEGIFPNGFNAVFLTMVAVVYSFQGAELVGIAAGECDNPGKHVPRVIKGITARIIIFYVLAMGVLAGTIPWQEAGVLESPFAHVFGMMGMPIAKDIMSFVVMTSALSAGNSALYACSRLLWSMSKEGLAPQWLGNLTKRDVPYNGIFLTLALACMSLLTSAYAADSVYLWLMSSTGVTGCLIWVIIGWCQLNFRKEFIAKGGSLKDLTFRTPLYPLVPLLVIFLNLGVVASLWLDETQHIVLYTGIPAVIATYFYYVLFMGKNSQAAAKTKAS
- a CDS encoding PucR family transcriptional regulator, which gives rise to MGITELRMMSVRVADILKLPTLKLAHILVGSRGLGREVEYVDVLESPDIDVIIKPRVLYLTSGFVFRDNERLQRLLLSRLQDTGAAGLIVEQGRYLTPLPQHMMETADRLRFPIIELPHGAVFADVISESLHAIFMQQGDALRKSQEIQKRLTEVAVGGGSLRQIAQTLANLVRNTVIVADRAFSLLSFAFWEKEHKTAKRKAYVGTTLDQYLYNLEKTGFINRIRQTKKASRVEVLFSKQGEQAWVVVPIIINGDILGYIAVLEDYHRLHEADWAALEQAATITAIAVYKEMTESEVLRRQRNDFLLQVLEGRLTAEDLILEQAKHLHVTLEGKWAVWQMEFTNLEAYCRDHFPEGSQAEGDVTAKVMRMIATHLADKQRDLLIVSKEKRLTILCPAKDWLAKDEVMQRVAEVRQEITHFSPELTSAIGISRLCDGHQKLAQAYREARETLAIGRKLDAAREIYSFADLGVYQILMKFKDHPDMKEYYQSILGKLDQLDAATRGDLLKTLEAYFSANANIYKAAQNLYLHRNSMKYRLERIKEMLGVDLDEPEIRFNVQLALKMRHLL
- a CDS encoding aminopeptidase, which translates into the protein MITKQLEQSAEIAIQQCMAVKAGETVLVVADEPTRNVGRALWEKAVEAGAEALYMEMTPRKNDGVEPPPAVAAAMLHADVILGATSRSISHTQARKAANKNGARIATLPGITEDIMQRTLCADYRTIAKLAEKFAQILTAGKTAHVTTPAGTDIRLSIDGREGKPDTGINHTAGDFSNLPAGEAYIAPLEETAEGILVIDGAMAGIGVLEAPIKLTVEKGYVTKIEGGRETEKLEAMLADYGKLARNIGELGIGTNDQAVLSGRVLEDEKVKGTVHFALGNNVGFGGKVQVPLHLDGILLNPTLTIDGQVIIKDGKHLINID
- a CDS encoding bacteriohemerythrin, which encodes MSILKWNEKYQTGVKQFDQEHQQLLQRFNDLYTNIFECETLEQERKLTAEVLQDLLDYVQYHFTAEEELMKKHHYPEYEEHQKAHGYFIKEVTALLTKHEGGELALSFPIFSFVKEWIDNHILIVDKRYSEFFKNKLEQ
- a CDS encoding CAP domain-containing protein translates to MMRKESVGIFFFSLIVSFLLFVAPACGATAPTMSEDEMTILALMNEDRRQAGRLPLAANDKLADVARKHAQDMLAYDYFSHTDRQGRSPFDRMKAGEIAFIAAGENIYKGLNDPVGPDLTIAETFLMQSPGHRKNILERDFTQAGIGVVRSEDGWLYVVQCFIRPPHKQ
- a CDS encoding D-alanyl-D-alanine carboxypeptidase family protein, yielding MKNKPLLVLAVVLTALLLFGAPEAALAAPVEQPGVAAEAACLMLTSSKRVLYDKNKDGIMYPASTTKIVTLLTALEKGQLNDEVVVSEAAADCEESRLGLHAGDRLSLRELLYGMMLPSGNDAAVAVGEHVGHGSLEAFIAMMNEQAQRAGATRTNFTNPHGLPDPINHYTTAYDMALITTYAYGKPEFTSIVNSRTHSVIFANRGKITVSNTNRLLGRFAGANGVKTGYTREAGECLVAGAERGGVQLIAVVLNSPQRWADAARLLEYGFKTLGIQ
- a CDS encoding HD-GYP domain-containing protein; this translates as MLRISVANLRPGMQVGRNIFNAEGNLMLSQGVCLTDAYIKRLSEIGIVAVYIESAFAGEELPEVPEVLTEATRIDAMTAIQDIFHKLQLTNRVDVGKAKTVAKGIVAEIIANPQVVFHLNDIRLHDDYTFAHSVNVAVLSTIIGSSLGYGEGQLRELAIGALLHDVGKMLVPKEIINKPGRLNAAETEIMRRHSELGFELLRKEDEMPLLSAHIAFQHHEKVNGKGYPRALEGEEIHEYSRIAAIADVYDALTSERSYSRASLPHEAHEFLMAGAGSHFDASLLELFFKHVAIYPIGALVQLNSGEIGVVVQVKPDLHFRPRIRILVDADGQNAKPPWEVDMSQHLTAFIERVLSEKEVIAFLT